A segment of the Bacteroidales bacterium genome:
TTCAACAATTTTTGCCAGAAGGTCGGCATAAGGAATCAAAAGGTATTTTTTGCCTTCAAATTCGGTTTCCGTACCCGAATACTTTTTGAAAAGAACCGTGTCGCCTACTTTTATTTCCGCATTATCAATATTGCTCATGGATACTACTTTGGCCCACATAGGCTTTTCCTGAGCGGTTTCGGGTATAATGATCCCTGAAGCGGTTTTCTGAACCTGCTCCTGTGACAAATCGAGCAGAACATTTTGATTAATTGGTTGTAATTCTTTCATATTCAACAATTTAATTTATTAACAACAACAAAATTTGCTTTTCAATCAATTCATCAACTTGCTGTGAGCCGGAATTTATTATTGGGCGGTAATTCCCAGCAGTTCTTTCAGGCGGGCCTGATTAAAACCAACAACAATCTGTCCGTCAATTTCTGTTTGGGGAACACCCATTTGTCCGCTTTTTCTTACCAATTCCTGTGCCATTCTTTCATCACGCGATACATCCACTTCCCTGAACGAAATGCGGTTTTTTCTCAGCCAGCTTTTCAGTGCATTGCACCACGAACAGGTAGGGGTGGTATATACGGTCACGCTCTTTGCTGGTTTGGAATCGTCGGCCGGCATGATGCGGAAAAATGCATCATCCAGGAGAGCCTTGTAAAAAGCCGCATCATGGCTGCCTTTTATCACATTGGTAAGGGTTCCTTCACTAAGTTCAAGAAGAGCCGGAACTGACGTTATTCCAAATGCGGGATGGATGTCCCTTACCTGGCTCACATCAGCGGTAAAAACCTGCACT
Coding sequences within it:
- a CDS encoding co-chaperone GroES is translated as MKELQPINQNVLLDLSQEQVQKTASGIIIPETAQEKPMWAKVVSMSNIDNAEIKVGDTVLFKKYSGTETEFEGKKYLLIPYADLLAKIVETEEI
- a CDS encoding NrdH-redoxin; this encodes MPADDSKPAKSVTVYTTPTCSWCNALKSWLRKNRISFREVDVSRDERMAQELVRKSGQMGVPQTEIDGQIVVGFNQARLKELLGITAQ